Genomic window (Zymoseptoria tritici IPO323 chromosome 1, whole genome shotgun sequence):
TGCCAAACGACTAGCGGTGATGCTGTTGGTGTGGTCGGAGCAGGCTTTTGGGATGGGAAAATTGTTTCACCTGGTGGGGATTTGTATGACATTGCCTGTTAAGCCGGTCCCTTGTCGGTTTGTGCTAATGACGACTTTGTTGTAGTATGCCAATCGCTTTTAATATGAGAGACTGTTTCGGATGAGGCCTCCATACTCGTCGTCTATGCGACTCACTTCCACTGTGAACCCGTCTAAGCTTCCCAACATCGCTCCCCTTCGTTCCTAGACGCGTCGACTCCCCCGTGACATGTGGCGAGCTCGACCAGCACTTGGTCGATGTGTGCTTAGAACAATCAAACGTTCGCGTTGCATTGTTCTGATCTCCTCGAGGCCCTTCGCATCTGCACTCTCCATCCTGCTTGCCCGCACTGCCGTAACCACGCAGCATTCATGTTGGGAGATGCTCCAACTAGGCCGACGCGCTGGGCTTCCTCTGTATCAAAGGCTGCTCATAGGCGACTTGTTTTATGCACTCCTTGTCCCTTCGCCGCTCAAAGCTCTTTTCTCAAATCCTTTGCTCTGCTTTCGACATAGAAGCCCGGGTCAGGCCTTCGCAGCTCCTTCATTTCCTGATCGGTCAATGCCCGATCCACCTCTTGCACATCCACGAGCTCTTTGACGGCGAAAACTTGACCGGCGATTGATGGTGTGACGGGTTGATAGACAGTAGTGAGTCGCTTTCGTAGGCCAAGAGCTCGCAGTACGCCGCTCGTTTTCTCGGGAAGGCCAATGGCGGAGCGCAGGAGTGTGATCCGGAAGTAGGCCATGGCGTGATCTTGTAGTGCGAGCTTTGAACTGTGTATTCGTGTGGGTGTCTTTTCCAGCTGGGTCGGTTGATGATTGTAGACGGTAGTGAagttgatgaagtcgaagagagaTGCATTTGGGCGAGGGTCCGTGCGGATCTTCAGATGGCGCTCACAGCTCCAGGTTGACCTCCTCCGCACTCTCACCTCCGCACTCTCCTCTCCGCACTCCATGGAGCAACCATGAGCAGGACAGCTCGCACAAGTAACTGGAGGTGCAAATCACCATCGTCGCCGAAATGAATGAAGGCACGCTCGAGGACGGCTCGTCCAGGCTGGCGGAGCTCCTCAAGAACCCCGACGACTTGGACAAGCTGCCTTCGCTGCGCGGGGAATTTACCCGGAAGAAGGCCGCAATCGATGGACAATTGAAGCATGGATTGAAAGAGCAGTTGGAGATTACACAGAGTGGGATGAACAGCATCAGCGACGGGCAGGGCATTGTGGCATTGATCAAGGAAGAGATGATGAAGATCGACAAGCTGTGCGCTGAGGCTCAGGGCATGATCGAGGACTTTCCAGAGATCAATCGCATGAGTATTATGCAGCGCAACTTTGCGGCAGTGGAGAGCATCAAGGCGAACATCGACACATTTGGAGACCAGTTGGAcgagctcgaggatctcctGAAAGAGGACGATGGGGATCTGGACGGCCAACCCAACCTTCTGGCCATACATGCGGGATTGAGCTCACTGCGTGATGTGCGGGATCAGGCCATGGATCAAGTGAAAAGCAGCGCCGAAGGCGAGTCTGGGGTTGAGCTGATTGAGAATCTACCACTGAGGACTGGTGTCACATTAAGAGACTACTTCCAAAGATTGGACGATGTTGTGGACTGGTTCGACGAGCACGTCGGGCAAGCCTGTATAAATCTCATACCTCTCATCCAAGCTGGAAACAACGGATTGGTGGTACGACTAGGACTGGTAATCGAggcagaggagaagaaggaccgACAAACCAAAGCCCTGCAGGATGCTCAGAGAGAATTTCAGGACGTGGCCTCTCGCTTCAAGAGTATCAACGTGGGTCAAAGAGAGCTACGTGGCTACAAGAAGAAGTTTCTTCAAGCAGTTGAAGTCAGCGCTGCTGCACAATTCGAACAGGTCCAGCAGGCTTTCGAAGATGATCCGGAGAAGCTGGAGAAGGCATGCAGGTGGTACTTCAACGATTTGAACACTGTAAAATTGGGCATGCAGGAACTGATGCCCAAGAAGTGGAAGATCTTCAAGACTTTCGTCGACATCTACCACAAGCTAATGCACGACTTCCTCGTACAGAGGCTGGACGATCCCAACATCACCCCGGTACACATGTTGGCTATTCTAGCGTGGGTCGAGAAATACCACACCAAAATGGGCCGTCTCGGTGTCTCGCCGGACACACTCAGTCCACATGTCATTGATGAGCGAGAAAGCGATCTTGTGCGTGAGTACCGCACTCTCATCGTTCGCGCTGTCGAAGAATGGATGGACCGTATGGCTGCATCGGATCGGAAAATGTTCCTCACAAGAGTTGAGGGGAGTCTGGATCAAGATGCCAACGAGCAACTGCACACCAAGAGTCTCAGCGACATGTGGACTATGCTCAGAGAGCAGTTGTCAGTCGCACAATCGTCGGGTCGACCTGACGTTGTGGAGGGAGTCGTCGATGCCATGATGCGAGCACTCAAAGGTCGCCAACAGATGTGGGAGTCTCTCGTGGACGACGAGTATCGCAAAATTGAGAATGCGACCGAAGCGTCCCAGCTCGAAGGCGTGGGAAGTCTACAAGAGTGGCTCGTGGCGATCGCGAACGATCAAATCACAAACATTGACGACGATCCCGCTCTGGACTCTGTCTCTTTCCTCACCCGCTTCAAGGCCGACTACGAACCCCTCGTTTCGCCCGCCTACGCCGTCACCAGCACCTCCGATCACGAAACCCTGACTAACGGCTATGTTGATCTCGCGACACACTGCATGAGTCTCTTCGCTGCCGTGATTTTCGCAACCGACATCAAACCTGTCCTGACCGAGTTCTTCACCCAAGCGTGGTACACGAAGAAAACCATGGCCTCCATCGTCACCACTTTTGAAGACTACCTCAAAGACTTCACTCCCATCCTGCATCATTCTCTCCGCGACATATTCATCGAAGAACTCTCCGACGTTCTCCTCGTACGCTACCTCGAATGCGTCAAACAGAAGGGCGTCAAGTTCCGGCGCTCGGATCCGTTCACGGAGAAAATAAAGGACGATGTGGTCACGGTGTTCAACTTTTTCGGGCAGCAGTCTGGGGACGCGTTTGAATTAATCAAAGACAAGTGGCGTGTGATCAATGCGTTTGAGAGCCTGCTCTCGGCGGACAAAGGTCCGAGTGTAGTGGACGCATTTCAGCGTTTGAAGGAGCAATACTGGGATGTGCAGATCGGCTGGGTCGAGGCTGTCTTGCGGGCACGAGATGATTACGATAGGAGCATGCTGAGCTCTGtgaaggcggcggcggcgaatATGAGCATCGAGCGTGGTCCGGAGACGGTCATGAGCAAAGTGAAGTGATTCGGCAATATCGGCCAAGGGATATGGGATATGCTTGGCAGCGAGGCGTTCGGCGTCAAATGAGGCGATGTATACCCAGAAGAGACGGCACAGTCAGAGAAGCGGTCATTGGCACGATCTGAACGACTCGCAGATAGAGCGGGATGAGCATTTGCATAGGTTCACTATTACTGACAACCATCAACTGCGCCCAGACTTCTCACTCTAGCTGGCTGAAGTCCGAGAAAGGGAGGGTGTCCAGGGCCAGCCAAAGATCCTCATCCATTGGGAAGTTGGCAAATGCTTCCATCATCGAGTCGTTGTACACAATGTCTTTAGGAACGTTAGCGTGCAATTGCGCGGGAGGCGTAGGAAAGTCGTTGACCCTAGGGTTCACAATTGCGTCGATGTTCGCCGGTCTTTGGTTGGCCTTGACGATGGCACGATGAACCTCCTGCTGCAGTTCCTCTAAAACGATGTTGTATCGCAGACTGGGAGCATTCATCTGTGTCGCCTCCGTTAAATGCTTCTGGACGGTCTCTGccaggagaagaagttcaTCCTCCGAGAAGTCCATGTTGAGGGCTACGAGTCGACCATGCCGACGCTGGATGAGGTAAATGTACGCAATTGTCAGGGCCTGTTCTTCGTTAGCTCACCGTGAATGAAAAATGGACGCCAGTTGCACTGACATTAAACGATACAAACTGTGTGTACCAGAATGCCTGGAAGGTCTCTTTGCTAAAGCTCGAAGCAAGCACAGTATCAAGCGCATCTTTTGCAGCAGTGATACATTCTTGGACTTGGACCAGCTTGAACTCAAGCTGCCCTGTCTCAAGAATAAGACTGGGACGATTGATCAACATTCTCGCGTGGGCGTGAGCCAGCTGCAATACGGTGATCTGCCTGCGGAAGATGGGGATCAAACTTAAAGGATGGCTGGCAAATCGAAGTGTATAAGTTAGCTGTGGTCTAGACAATGAGGATTTGACCCAAAGTAAGATCTGCTGGCGATCCTGTGGAACAGCCTCACTCTGCAGGCCTTATACACTTTAGTACTTACATCGCTCCTGAGAGTACAACTGGTAGAGAGGCGTGCCAGGACTTGACTTCAGCGTTGAATCTCTGCGCACTTCCGAGCTTCTGTTGGCTGGTCTTCCTGGAGACAGAGTACTGTTCTCGAGCAGCTTGCTTGACAATGCATGTGATTTGAGCGTGCAAAATTGAGGCTCGGATGACGCTGTCTTGCCCTTGTCGAGCTGCTGTAAGCCCAATCGTGAGATCTTGGTCGTCTATTGCCTCGGGCAATTTTTGGTCAACATCATCAAGATGGATGAGCGGAGGCTTTCCGAGGATGACAGACAAGTATGTATCCAGCGTTGATGCTGCCCAAAAGATTCGTTTTCGACACTCGCGAATGACTGGGTCCTGAGAACATCCGGAGTTCGCACGATGTAGGCCAAGAGACATGATGAGCTGTATTGTGGTGCCAAACTTGTACCACGCCTGATTTGGCCGCGAAGTTGACAGCAGATAGAGACAGCTCACTAGCCGAGCCTGTACACACGCCAGTTTCGCTTTGCCAGTCTCGCTGTCGAGTTTTCGTTGCGCCACACGATAGAGTACCTCGCTCTCCCGCCAGGAGACCTCATTAGGATTGAGAATCTCCTTCTGCTGCACGTTCAGTAGTCGAGATGTGGCTAAAACCACAAGCACGACAGCCTGCCGAGACAAAGACAGCAATGCTGGCGCAATACCACTCTCCTGAAGCTGGTGGTATTCTTCCAGCCAACGAGCCACGGTATCGTAGTGAAGGAATCGGTACGTGGGCATGGCGAGGCTAAAGTATTGGGCCAGCCATGCGGACGTGAGTTCTCGCTCAGGCAACCTGAATGTTTCAATGGTATGACTGACATTATATGGCGATGGTCGGTCTCCAAATTGGAATATCGAACCTGCCGAAGATGGTTCCTCTGATGCGGCTTGAATGTGATGCAATTTGGAGCCGTCCTCCTCAAAGCGCTTCCAGGCTCGCCGAAGGAAGGTGTACGGTGAGGTTGGTCCCAGGTATTGACCGGCAAAGGTTGAACCACCCTCGGGCGATGCAGCTCGAGATGGTCCAGGGTTTTTGCTGTCATCTTGGTTCAGAGTGGTTGAATGTGAAGCCGCTGCCTCGGTAGGCGTAAATGGCACAGCCCGCCGCGCGGTATCTCCAGTGTCTGTCCCAATATAGGCCGGGGTCGGGTGCACAAGTTTCCCTCTGGTGTAGGAGGCCTTGTATGCACATGTCGCGCCCGTGGAGCGGCACACAAAACACGGAATGTCACCGCTACATTTTCTCTTTCTTGCTTTGCATGAGTCGCAAGATCGAGTGACCTTCTGTCGCTTTACACTTCTGCGTCCCGGGGAGGCGGTTGACGGGGTTTCAGAAGCATACAGATGGGAGCTCTGGCTATTGGGAGTGCATGGCATCGTTGTCATTGCCTAGGGCGTTCCTGATAAGGCGTGCGGTTGGGTTTCGCTTCCAAGGACGGCAGGATATCGACGTTGGCATCATCCTGTCTCGAGATGTCGTGGCGATGAGCTGGCAATATGTTGTACGTTGGAGTCAAATGCGAAAGGAAGAAGTAGAGGTACGCTGTGGTGTTCatcgaaggaagaggttcGGTAGGACTAAGACTTCGTTCACCAGCTGCGCTCGGCCGATGCACTCACCACCAGTAGGTGGCTTGCAACAGAAGGAAAAGAATAGATAAACCTATCAGAAGATGAGTAATAACGTTCTCCGAACGATGGCGAGCTCTGTATGCGGTTCTAACACTACCTTTTTACTGAATGCTTCATCCATGACTACGTTGACCGAGTCTTGCACGATTATATGGCTCAGTAGACATCATCTGCTGTCGGCTTTGCCGCAACGCTTCTAGTTCATTGGAGAGTACAAGATACATTCTGGGGGTTCACTGCTCACTGTTCTGCCGCAACGCTAATGCAGCAGACGCCGAAATGTCCATAGGTCTGACTTCCAAGAACTCACTCGATCATTTCTTCTTTTGTACGCGACCTTAAGCTCTACCTTCCCTCGTCAGTCGTGCCATTGTGGCCTTCCCAGCGCTCGAGTCGTTCGCTTTACCTGGGACAAAGAGTTAGTCCGAATTCTCTGCGGTCCCGGCATATGCATGTACACACCAATCTCCTTCGTAATCCAGTCTCCAATCCGGCTGACCTCATCAAGATCTACTCCAGTCTTCAATCCGAGACTGTGCAGAGTGTATATCAAATCCTCCGTTGAGACATTACCGGTAGCTCCAGGACTATATGGACATCCTCCCAGTCCACCAACCGCGCTATCAAACGTCCGAATGCCATGCTCCAGAGAAACAATGATATTAACCAGTGCCTGCCCGTATGAATCGTGAAAATGGAATGCGAGATCACTGCTTTGAATTCCAGCCTCCTTCAATGTCTGTAGTAGCTTCCTCGTCCGCGGCGCAGTGGCCATGCCCGTGGTATCTGCCACACTGATCTCGTCCGCGCCCAACTCCAAGAGCGAAGCTGCAAGTTCGGCGACCTTGTGTGGGTCAACGTCGGGACCCTCGAAGGGACATCCAAGAGCCACAGAAATATAGGCTCGAACAGGGTATCCTGCATCTCGACTCTGCGCCATGAGAGGAGCGAATCGATCCAAGCTTTCCTGGATTGTGCAATTTGTGTTCTTCTTGCTGAATGACTCTGTCGCAGCCATGAAGATTGATATCTCGTGTTTCTGTGcaccaccatctcctccttgaGCCTTGGCCATGCTCTCTGCTGCTGAAGTTGTCGAGGGCATTGCGTTCGGATCGGAGCTGGAGGTATTCAATGCTGGGCCGTTGTCGTTGCTCGGCGACGGGGGAGGTGTCGGATATCCATCGCGCGCTGCCTTGACCTCATTCATAACTTTGAAGAAGTTCTCAAAGCCTTTGCTATTCGGCAGGAGCCATTGGTAGGTGATCGGAAGGTTCGAGGAGGGTGGATTGGCGACAATGGACGAGAGCACTTTATCTGACGCGGCCATCTACTGGATCTTAGTCTCGACcaagctcgtcgccgtccATGGCATTGATGTTCATACCTGAGGTACCCATTTCGGGTGGACGAATGAACCGGCCTCAATCGTGTCCAGACCACTCCTCGCCAATCGGTTGATCAGGTCTATCTTCGTCGCCGCAGGAATGCTTGTCTTCTCGTTCTGCAAGCCATCTCGAGGCCCCACCTCGACTATCCGCACGTGGTCTGCCGCAGCTCTCGCTGAGATTGAAAAGGCACGCGCTGGAGCTCGCTGTAGACTTCGGCGCCAGAGGAGGGAGCGTGATGTGGGTACGGACATTTTGCCCGGCGTGAACTTCGCCCTCTGTACTTTCAGCCCGGACATCGCTCACATTCGCGGTCGTCACGCAATGGCGACTGCAAGTGACCCCACGAATCGAGGAACAAAGTCTTCTGACGTGTTGCCATATCGGACGGACCACCGCCCATGGCTAGCCGTCTCTCTCGCTTGGTGAGGGTCGCACCAATAATCAGAGAGCGATCTGCGTTCCTTCGGCGGGGTTGTACCCACAAGCGATCGAAGTGAGGTGATCCGTCAGCAACGGACCCCGGCCCGAATTCGGCCTCTCACCTGTAGAACTAATCGAGCTACTATAAGGTACTATACTCCGAGCCTCATTCTCACGATTGTTCCGGTATTCAGCCTACTTGATGAGTCCTGGGTCTCTCGTGAGGCGTTTCTAGAATCCCGCGCACTTTGGGACGCCCCGGATTACGGAGGCACGGAGGCACGAAGGAACATCAAGAAAGTGCACCGACCCAAGCCTCGATCAACAAGTACAGGGAAGATGGAATGAAATACCCATGACATTGCTAGGAAGCCCATGCACTCATTCACAGCCATACTTACAGCTCCTGTCACTGAATCCGACACTTCCGTGTCAATGTGAGCTCGAGGAAATGTCTGTACGAGGCTATGCACGACAAGGGTGGTAGAACTACAGAGTACAGACAGGTCCTGTTCCCAAAGCATGAATTGGTGCCCGCCCCTTGATCACTTCCTGGGCCAACATGAGCACGAGAATCTGTCGATGCCTGCCTACCTAGAAAGGGCATCGATTGACTTTCCGACAGTAAGCGCTATTCCAGTACGCAGGATAAAGTATGTATGTTTTCCACGTCCCCCATCGCTCTCATTTCTCCTCTCTCGTTTTTCCTTTTTGCATGACAATCTGCAAGTTTTGTTCATCATGCCGCTTGCCTCTGCAGACATCTACAACATTGCTTGGTGTGCTGGCATTCTCCTCGCCGGCTACCTCCTCCTGACTCTCCTTGGCAATCCGTTCGTGTCCTCACAGGATAAATTTCTCGACTCACACACCTGTCTTGGTCAAAACAAGCAATGCTTCTTCTCACGCTTCCGTGCCGACCTGGCCTCTGTGTTCCAGTCCTCAGCATTGGCTCGTGAGGGATACGAGAAGGTCTGAACCGTACGCCTTCTCGTTAGATGCACCACCTCGCTGATTTGTTTTCAGTTCTCCAAGATGGGAAAGAATTGGGTTATGCCTCAGTTCTGTGCTGATCGTGTGATCGTGCTTCCCGCACAAAAGCTGCAGGAAGTCATGAGCCTCGATGATGACCAAATCGACCATCTTGGGCCGCTCAACGATGCGTTTATACCCAAGTACACTACTGGAATAGATGTCCTGAATGGGCCTCATGTCGACATTGTCCGCCAGAAGCTCACCCGTCGGCTGCCCTTGATGACCGCCGACGTTTATGAAGAGCTGGTGTTGGCGATGGAGCGGGTGTGGGCCCCCAAACAGGACGAATGGACGACCGTAAAGGTACTCGAATCAACCATGAAGATTGTCGGTCAGGCCGCAAACCGAATGCTCTGTGGACCGGAGCTGTGTCGCAATCCTGTATGGCTTGAAGCCACCCGTCGACACGCCATAACAGCATTCGCAACCGGCTTCATGCTCAGACCTTTTCCTGGTTGGACGCACCCAATCACGGGGCGAATCGCGGCTATTCCCCACCTGTTAAGCCTCAGGAAATGCAAGCGCATGTGTACTCCTATCATTGAGGAAAGATTGAGAAACACGCTGGACCCAACTACGACCAAGACTTCGGAGGCGCCCTTCGATCTCCTGCAGTGGATAGTGGAGGACACCATCCAGCGTGCACAGGCGGAATCAAAGACCATCGACATGGACGTGATTGTCAGGCAATTACTGATCCTGATCGTCGCAGCCATTCACACGACTACTATAATGACCACCCATACACTTCTTGATTTATACAGTCACCCCGATGCGAATACGTACGTCGAGGGACTACGGGAAGAATGTGAGAGAGTGTTTGCAGAGTCCGGCGGAAAGTGGACCAAGGTCGCCGTTGACAAGCTCATCCGAGTGGATTCGACCATTCGCGAATCGATGCGCTTGTACCCATTTGTCGACCTCAGTCTCAGACGAACGGTAAGCTTCGTACAGCAGTTCACTGCGTTGTTTTTGGTGCTCACTATCTCGACCAGATCCTCCCTCCAGCCGGTGTAACTCTCTCTGACGGCACACACATTCCCCAAGGTGTCACGCTCGGCTTCACCGGTCCTTTCATCCATCGAGACCCTACTTTCTATCCCGAGAATCCAGAGGACTGGGATGGCTTCCGCTTCTCCCGCCCTCGCGAGCGGGGCATCAAAGTGGACCTCGAAACAATCCTCGAGCAGAAGAACACGGCCATGACAGCCGTGCAAGTTGATTTTCTGACTTTTGGACTCGGTAGGCATGCGTGTCCGGGACGGTTTTTTGCCAGTCaggagatgaagttgatGCTGGCGCATATCGTTATGAATTATGATGTCAGAGTTGCTGGTGGGAAGAGACCTCCGACTGCCAACATCGCTGGCAATTATTTGCCGGATGAGAGTGCGAAGCTTGAGATCAAGTTGCGGGAGAGATGAGCCGGAAGAAACCTGGCTTTGAGAGCAGGTACTGGTGCGCGGAGATGTCGTCTGTAGCGGGGGGGTAGTGATCTTATTGGTAATATGTACAGGAGGGAACAGATGCGGTTACTTTTTAGAAGGAGTTCTTGTATGAGAGGTGTTTAACAAAAGGATgataccttcttcgagggggggggggggggggggggggtcCTTCGTGTACAACATCTTCGTAAAACTGCCTAAGTGGACGAAATAATTCGTGCCATACATGCTGGCGACGCTCTCACTTTGACTATAGCCCACAGCGACGAGCACATATCTGCCTTCCTGGTCCACCTTCATCATTGCGGCAGCCTTCGTATCCTATCATGAAGCAGATAACTCCTGCAGCATCTCTCTCGTTCCACTCAGACTTTGGCTGTCACCATACAACGCAGCAATCAGCGCTCCATCGACGCTAGGAAACTCCTCCTGCAATTTGGCAACATTCTTGTCGGTCTCGTTCTCGGGCTTCGAGCGATTCATCTCAAATGTTTCCATGGCTTCTCGTTGCTCGCCGCGCTCTGATGGTGGCACAATATTCTCCTCTTGGAATGTGTCTGTTCGGCGAGGTGGTAGACCCGGGGGTGGTTGATAGCCAGAAGACGGTGGATCATATGAATGCTCCTGCGGTTGCCATCCagactgctgctgctgctgctgctgtggtgGAGGGCCCTGAGGTGGCTGATATTGCTGATACTGCTGTTGATGTGGAAGTTGCTGTTGTGATGGATGCTGATTGCTGCCGGTCTCTTCTGCCCATGGGTTGGTACTGGGCAGTGCTTCTTCCTGATAGCCTTGTTGGTAGTAACCCCCTTGGCCCGACATGGTAGTGCTGATGTATTTTTCTGTGATTGTGGAAACTTTCTAGTAACGCGAGCGAGCGTTGTGTCGATGGTAGGATCGTCCTTGCTTTGTACGAGATGAATgcgatgttgaagatggCAGCCTGAACTTGAAGTTGTGGCGTCCGCGTCACTGATCAGCTGAGGCACCCCAGACCTTCACGTGAAACTCACGACGGAACAAGAACGCCTCACATAACATCAATCCTCTCTTTTTGGTGAACTGTGGCGCAGTATGCTCTGGAGCTATAAGCAAAGAGAGGGAACCTCATGCAAAGTCCGTGTGTGACGGAGTTGAGCATTGGGCTTACATGAGCAACGAGTGGGATTCAATCACGAATCCTTCACGAATGCCAGATACTTTTCCGAGATGCACGAGACATACGCCAAAGATATCTGCTACTTCGCTCGACGCAGTGCAACGCTTTGAAAAAAGGCCTGATCATGAAGAGCGTGTGTATCGTGGGGGCAGGACCCGCCGGCTTAGTAGGCGCAAAGATTCTTCTCGGCACGAAACAATTCACCGTGACGATCCTCGAAAAGGGAGATCGCATTGGCGGCATATGGGCCCTCGATGAGAATTCAAAAGATGGCTATCTGGGTCCCAGCACTCCTACGAACCTGTCCAGGTTTACAGTGGCCTTCTCCGACCTGGACTGGAAGTCGATCGATTTGAGCAGTGGCAAGCATGGCGAGGAAGCTAAACAGAATGTCCCCATGTTCCCGAAGGCATGGCATGTCAATCGGTAGTGAGTTTGCTGGTTGTCCGATATGCTGGGACGTGTTCTGACTGTCAGAATGAAGCCTTGAAACTTATCGGCAACAGCATATCCCCGAGAACACGATATTGTTCGGTCGAAAGGTAGTGCAGACACAAAGGTATGTGGATGCAACTGGTACAGTCAAATGGATCGTCACATCCCGGGACGAGGACGGCCGGAATGATGCCAAAGAGTACGACCACCTCGTGCTCGCATCTGGCTTCTTCTCTCAGCCACGCCCTTTGCCCTTCAGCCGACCTCGCGTGACGACAGTCCACAGCTCTCGTTATCGAAGTCTCGAAGATCTATTCTCCAGCTCGGAATATGCCGCTGGCAAAAAGATCCTCATGATTGGAGGTGGTAATTCGCAGTAGCTCAGCATTTGTTGAACGCTCGCTACTCTCCCAGCAGTGGTGTCAAGCACCGGTACGAGGGCTGCAACATTGTTCATGTTTCGCCACGCCCGATATACACACTACCTCCATACCCGCCCGTCGACGATGATTCCAAATCATTCATACCATTGGACTTGAGGCTTTACGACCTGTCGAGGCGTCCTGAAGGGCCGATCAGGGCGAACGCTGGCCGCGTCACATCGGCTGTGAGGAACGTCATTCACGGAGCACTACAAAGCATGGTCGGTGGAGATCAGTCAGATCTTGGA
Coding sequences:
- the CYP-7 gene encoding putative P450 monooxygenase (P450 putatively acting on a cyclic terpene. P450 with some similarity to ent-kaurene oxidase (gibberellin pathway). It is part of a gene cluster containing a geranylgeranyl diphosphate synthase and a terpene cyclase), which produces QFSKMGKNWVMPQFCADRVIVLPAQKLQEVMSLDDDQIDHLGPLNDAFIPKYTTGIDVLNGPHVDIVRQKLTRRLPLMTADVYEELVLAMERVWAPKQDEWTTVKVLESTMKIVGQAANRMLCGPELCRNPVWLEATRRHAITAFATGFMLRPFPGWTHPITGRIAAIPHLLSLRKCKRMCTPIIEERLRNTLDPTTTKTSEAPFDLLQWIVEDTIQRAQAESKTIDMDVIVRQLLILIVAAIHTTTIMTTHTLLDLYSHPDANTYVEGLREECERVFAESGGKWTKVAVDKLIRVDSTIRESMRLYPFVDLSLRRTILPPAGVTLSDGTHIPQGVTLGFTGPFIHRDPTFYPENPEDWDGFRFSRPRERGIKVDLETILEQKNTAMTAVQVDFLTFGLGRHACPGRFFASQEMKLMLAHIVMNYDVRVAGGKRPPTANIAGNYLPDESAKLEIKLRER
- a CDS encoding mitochondrial 54S ribosomal protein YmL33 gives rise to the protein MAYFRITLLRSAIGLPEKTSGVLRALGLRKRLTTVYQPVTPSIAGQVFAVKELVDVQEVDRALTDQEMKELRRPDPGFYVESRAKDLRKEL